The genomic window AGAACCATTCAACAATTCACTCATAGTAACGATTCTAAAACAAACATTATCTTAGTAGCAGGTATTGCTGGTGGTGAAACACCTCTTACTCAATTATATCACGCCTACCCAAACAATATTACTAAAGAAACCATATTGCAACGCTTTTCTGTGGCTGGTCTTAATAGTTTTGAGACTATGTATTTTAATGAGTTTTTTAGTGATAAATTCTCAACCTTACAGCTAAAGCATTTCTTTAGACCTTTTAAGATTTCTGAACGTTTTAAGCCACAATTAGTCCTTATATCTAGGTATGCGCTTGGAGATATGAAAAGTATTAGCAGACACCAAGGTGTTAGTTTTAATACACTTAATCATCTTTATTCTGAATCTGGTTTCGAAATCAATAAACTACTACTTGGTTTTGGATTGAGTTTTGCCTACCGTTATGGTGCATATCATCTTCCTAAATTTGAAGATAATATTGCTTTTAAGTTTACTTTTAATATCTCAATATAAGTTTAGTATATAAAAACAAAAAGCCCTTCCAAATTCTGGAAGGGCTCTTTTAATAGATATTAATTGATTTTGTTACCATCTTTATCAAAAAAATGATATTCAAGATATGTGTAAGCATCTCTGGGTATAATTTTTACCCATTTTTTGTGTTCAAAGAACCACTTTGTACGTACAGATGGATAGCCTTTGGTTAAAAAGGCTGCTATAAAAGGATGTGCATTTAAGGTTATCTTTTTATAGTCTTTTTTAATAATCCTTTCTAGGTCTTGCTTAATACGTTGCACAACTTTAATTGGTGCTTCTATTTCATCTCCACCTATGAGATTAGGATTTTCTTCTTTTGTTTTAATATTGCGTTCTGGCCTAACGCGCTGTCTGGTAATTTGCACTAAACCAAACTTACTCGGCGGCAATATTTTATGCTTTGCTTTGTCATCTTTCATCTCTTCGCGGAGATGATTGTAAAGTTGTTTTCGGTTTTCTGCTCTGCCCATATCTATAAAATCAACTACAATGATTCCTCCCATATCGCGGAGGCGTAATTGACGGGCAATTTCGGTTGCAGAAATTAAATTTACCTCTAAGGCTGTGTCTTCTTGGCTTTTTTCTTTGTTAGAACGGTTACCACTATTTACATCTATAACATGCATAGCTTCGGTATGTTCTATTACAAGATAAGCTCCTTTAGCCATAGAAACGGTTTTTCCAAACGATGTTTTTATTTGGCGTTCTATGCCATATTTTTCAAAAACCGGAATACCATTTTTATAGTACTTTACAATAGACTCTTTTTTTGGTGCAATTTTTTGCACGTAATCTTTTACTTGTATGTACAATTCTTCGTCATCTACAACAATACCAGAGAATGAATCATTAAAGATATCTCTAAGAATAGAGGATGCTTTATTCATTTCTCCCAAAACTTTTGTTGGGTGATGTGCTTTGTACAACTTTTTACACATTGCTGTCCATCTTGCCAGCAAATTCTGTAAATCACTATCTAGCTCGGCAACTTTTTTGCCTTCTGCTACAGTACGGATAATAACACCAAATCCTTTTGGAGTGATACTTTTTACCAATCGTTTTAAGCGATCTTTTTCTTCTTGTGATTCAATTTTTTGAGAAATTGAAATTCGATTAGAAAAAGGCACCAAAACAATGTATCTACCTGCAATAGACAATTCTGAACTAATGCGAGGTCCTTTTGTAGAAATTGGTTCTTTTACTACTTGTACTAAAATTGATTGATTAGATTTAAGCGCATTGGCAATACTGCCATTTTTGTCTAAATCTTTTTCAAACGGAAAGTCTTTGAGACTATAATCTCTTAATTTTCCTGTGCTTACACGCTTAATGAATTTTAAAAGTGAAGGTAATTTTGGTCCAAGATCATGATAGTGTAAAAAACCATCTTTTTCGTAGCCTACGTTAACGAAAGCTGCATTTAATCCTGGAATTACTTTACGGATTTTGGCGATAAAAATATCGCCTACTGCAAAGTTGTTATCCTCTTCATCTTTGTGTAATTCAATAAGTTTTCCATCCTTTAATAAGGCAAAATCAACAATATCTGAACT from Winogradskyella sp. MH6 includes these protein-coding regions:
- a CDS encoding Rne/Rng family ribonuclease, whose translation is MNKELIVRSSSDIVDFALLKDGKLIELHKDEEDNNFAVGDIFIAKIRKVIPGLNAAFVNVGYEKDGFLHYHDLGPKLPSLLKFIKRVSTGKLRDYSLKDFPFEKDLDKNGSIANALKSNQSILVQVVKEPISTKGPRISSELSIAGRYIVLVPFSNRISISQKIESQEEKDRLKRLVKSITPKGFGVIIRTVAEGKKVAELDSDLQNLLARWTAMCKKLYKAHHPTKVLGEMNKASSILRDIFNDSFSGIVVDDEELYIQVKDYVQKIAPKKESIVKYYKNGIPVFEKYGIERQIKTSFGKTVSMAKGAYLVIEHTEAMHVIDVNSGNRSNKEKSQEDTALEVNLISATEIARQLRLRDMGGIIVVDFIDMGRAENRKQLYNHLREEMKDDKAKHKILPPSKFGLVQITRQRVRPERNIKTKEENPNLIGGDEIEAPIKVVQRIKQDLERIIKKDYKKITLNAHPFIAAFLTKGYPSVRTKWFFEHKKWVKIIPRDAYTYLEYHFFDKDGNKIN